Within the Microbacterium terricola genome, the region TTGCAGCTGGAAAGGTTCTGGTGACGCCGCCGGCACATGCACGCTGTTGGGTCCTGAGGGACCGGATGCCGCTTCATGCGGCGACCAACCTCAGGGCCTTTCTTGGCTGCCGGCGAACGGCAAGCGGGAAGGGTACCGCCCGTACTTTGAGAACTACACAGTGGACGCGAGCATCTTTGAACCGACTTCGGTCGGTTCATATAGATGATCTTAAAGATCATTAGTCAATTTCATGTGGACCTTCGGGTCCACGTCGATTCTGATAAAACTCATGTGATTTCAAGTCTTTAAGAGCAAACGGTGGATGCCTTGGCATCTGGAGCCGAAGAAGGACGTAGCAATCTGCGATAAGCCTCGGGGAGTGGATAAGCACACTTTGATCCGAGGGTCTCCGAATGGGGAAACCCCGCTGGGCGGCGTGCCGACCCAGTGACTCCCGCCTGAATATATAGGGCGGGTAGAGGGAACGTGGGGAAGTGAAACATCTCAGTACCCACAGGAAGAGAAAGCAACCGCGATTCCGTTAGTAGTGGCGAGCGAAACCGGAACAGGCTAAACCGAGTACGTGTGATATCCGGCAGGAGTTGCGTATTCGGGGTTGTGGGACTTTTCATGCTGCTCTGCCGAGCAGCGAGCGTGATGTGGCGATATAGACGAACGGCATTGAAAGGCCGGTCATAGAGGGTGCCAACCCCGTAGTCGAAATGTCTCCCACAGCGCGAAGAGTATCCCAAGTAGCACGGGGCCCGAGAAATCCCGTGTGAATCCGTCAGGACCACCTGATAAGCCTAAATACTCCCAGATGACCGATAGCGGACAAGTACCGTGAGGGAAAGGTGAAAAGTACCCCGGGAGGGGAGTGAAATAGTACCTGAAACCGTTTGCTTACAAACCGTTGGAGCCTCCTTAGTAGGGGTGACAGCGTGCCTTTTGAAGAATGAGCCTGCGAGTTAGCGATACGTGGCGAGGTTAACCCGAGTGGGGTAGCCGTAGCGAAAGCGAGTCTGAATAGGGCGATTCAGTCGCGTGTCCTAGACCCGAAGCGAAGTGATCTATCCATGGCCAGGTTGAAGCGACGGTAAGACGTCGTGGAGGACCGAACCCACTTAGGTTGAAAACTGAGGGGATGAGCTGTGGATAGGGGTGAAAGGCCAATCAAACTTCGTGATAGCTGGTTCTCTCCGAAATGCATTTAGGTGCAGCGTTGCGTGTTTCTTGCCGGAGGTAGAGCTACTGGATGGCCGATGGGCCCTACAAGGTTACTGACGTCAGCCAAACTCCGAATGCCGGTAAGTGAGAGCGCAGCAGTGAGACTGTGGGGGATAAGCTTCATAGTCGAGAGGGAAACAACCCAGACCACCAACTAAGGTCCCTAAGCGCGTGCTAAGTGGGAAAGGATGTGGAGTTGCTTAGACAACCAGGAGGTTGGCTTAGAAGCAGCCACCCTTGAAAGAGTGCGTAATAGCTCACTGGTCAAGTGATTCCGCGCCGACAATGTAACGGGGCTCAAGCACGCCACCGAAGTTGTGGCATTGACATTATTGGTAGGCCTTCGTGGTCCAGCCGTGTTGATGGGTAGGAGAGCGTCGTGTGGCCAGCGAAGCGGCGGTGTGAACCAGCCGTGGAGGCTACACGAGTGAGAATGCAGGCATGAGTAGCGAATGACGTGTGAGAAACACGTCCTCCGAAAGACCAAGGGTTCCAGGGTCAAGCTAATCTTCCCTGGGTAAGTCGGGACCTAAGGCGAGGCCGACAGGCGTAGTCGATGGACAACGGGTTGATATTCCCGTACCGGCGAAGAACCGCCCAAGCTAATCCAGTAGTGCTAAGTGTCTGAATCCCACTGACGGATCCCTTCGGGGTGAAGCGTTGGGCCTAGCGCACGACCCCATTCTGGTGCGGTTAGCGTATTAACAGGTGTGACGCAGGAAGGTAGCCCAACCCGGGCGATGGTTGTCCCGGGGCAAGTGCGTAGGCCGAGAGATAGGCAAATCCGTCTCTCACATAGGCTGAGACACGATGCGGATAAAAAGTGGGTGATCCTATGCTGCCAAGAAAAGCATCGACGCGAGGTTCAAGCCGCCCGTACCCCAAACCGACTCAGGTGGTCAGGTAGAGAATACCAAGGAGATCGAGAGAATCGTGGTTAAGGAACTCGGCAAAATGCCCCCGTAACTTCGGGAGAAGGGGGGCCTTCGACGTATTAGGACTTGCTCCGAAAGCGTTTGGAGGCCGCAGAGACTAGTGGGTAGCGACTGTTTACTAAAAACACAGGTCCGTGCCAAGTCGCAAGACGATGTATACGGACTGACGCCTGCCCGGTGCTGGAAGGTTAAGAGGACCGGTTAGCCGCAAGGCGAAGCTGAGAATTTAAGCCCCAGTAAACGGCGGTGGTAACTATAACCATCCTAAGGTAGCGAAATTCCTTGTCGGGTAAGTTCCGACCTGCACGAATGGCGTAACGACTTCCCAACTGTCTCAACCGCGAACTCGGCGAAATTGCATTACGAGTAAAGATGCTCGTTACGCGCAGCAGGACGGAAAGACCCCGTGACCTTTACTATAGTTTGGTATTGGTGTTCGGTGTGGCTTGTGTAGGATAGGTGGGAGACTTTGAAGCATGGACGCCAGTTCATGTGGAGTCATTGTTGAAATACCACTCTGGTCACTCTGGATATCTAACTTAGAACCGTAATCCGGTTCAGGGACAGTGCCTGATGGGTAGTTTAACTGGGGCGGTTGCCTCCCAAAAAGTAACGGAGGCGCCCAAAGGTTCCCTCAACCTGGTTGGCAATCAGGTGGCGAGTGTAAGTGCACAAGGGAGCTTGACTGTGAGACTGACAGGTCGAGCAGGGACGAAAGTCGGGACTAGTGATCCGGCAGTGGCTTGTGGAAGCGCTGTCGCTCAACGGATAAAAGGTACCTCGGGGATAACAGGCTGATCTTGCCCAAGAGTCCATATCGACGGCATGGTTTGGCACCTCGATGTCGGCTCGTCGCATCCTGGGGCTGGAGTAGGTCCCAAGGGTTGGGCTGTTCGCCCATTAAAGCGGTACGCGAGCTGGGTTTAGAACGTCGTGAGACAGTTCGGTCCCTATCCGCTGCGCGCGTAGGAAGTTTGAGAGGATCTGACCCTAGTACGAGAGGACCGGGTTGGACGAACCTCTGGTGTGTCAGTTGTTCCGCCAGGAGCACCGCTGATTAGCTACGTTCGGGATGGATAACCGCTGAAAGCATCTAAGCGGGAAGCCGGCCTCAAGATGAGACTTCCATGCCTTCGGGCGAGAGGCTCCCAGCCAGACTACTGGGTTGATAGGCGAGATGTGGAAGCGTGGTAACACGTGCAGCTGACTCGTACTAATAAGCCGATGACTTGATAACACACCGTTTTTGGTGCTTGCGTCCACTGAGTGGTTCTCGATGTACGGTCGAGAACCGCATAACGATCATTCGTTGTGCAGACTGAAACATCAATAGTGTTTCGGCGGCCATAGCGTGAGGGAAACGCCCGGTTACATTCCGAACCCGGAAGCTAAGCCTCACAGCGCCGATGGTACTGCAGGGGGGACCCTGTGGGAGAGTAGGACACCGCCGGACTTCTTTCGAGAAATGGCCACCCAGAGCTGGGTGGCCATTTCGCGTTAACGCGCAGAATTTGCGGGAGGATCGAGACCATGTCGGATGATGAACGACCCCAGCGGGCTTCGGGTCCCCGACGTGACGGCGATCGCAAGCCGCCGGCTGCGCGCGACGGCCAGAAGAAGCCGTACGTGAAGCGCGACGGCGACAAGCCGTACGCGAAGCGCGACGGCGACCGTAAGCCGTACGCTCCTCGCGACGGGGAGCGGAAACCGTACGTGAAACGCGACGGCGACCGTAAGCCGTACGCTCCTCGCGACGGGGAGCGTAAGCCGTATGTGAAGCGTGACGGCGACAAGCCGTACGCGAAGCGCGACGGCGACCGTAAGCCGTACGCTCCTCGCGATGGCGAGCGCAAGCCGTACGTGAAGCGTGACGGCGACCGTCCGTACGCTCCTCGCGATGGCGAACGGAAGCCGTACGTGAAGCGTGACGGCGACCGTCCGTACGCTCCTCGCGATGGGGAGCGGAAGCCGTATGTGAAGCGTGACGGTGACAAGCCGTACGCGAAGCGCGACGGCGACCGTAAGCCGTACGCTCCCCGCGACGGAGACCGTAAGCCGTACCAGAAGCGTGACGGCGACCGATCGTACGCGCCGCGTGACGGAGAGCGTCGCTCCTACCCGACTCGCGGAGGTGCCGATCGGCCGGCCCGTGATCCTCGTGAGATCGACACTCGTTCGGTGCGGCCTCGTCACGACGAGCCCGAGGTTCCGGAGGAGATCACTCCTCAGGACCTGCACTCGAGTGCGCGGAACGAGCTGAAGACGCTCAGCAAGGAGAACGCCGACTGGGTCGCGCGTCACCTCGCGATGGCGGCGCAGCTCATCGACGAAGACCCCGAGCGCGCGCACGCGCATGCGATCGCCGCAACGCGTCGCGCCGGCCGGATCGCCATCGTCCGCGAGACCGCGGCGATCACGGCATACGGCATCGGCGACTACGCGCTGGCGCTGCGCGAGCTGCGCACGTACCGCCGGATCTCCGGCCGCGATGACCAGATCGCGCTCATGGTCGACAGCGAGCGCGGTGTCGGTCGCGCGGATCGCGCTCTCGAGGTGGGCCGCGCCGTCGATCGCGCATCCCTGCCCACGAGTGTGCGGGTGGAGCTGGCGATCGCGATGTCCGGGGCCCGTCTCGACCTCGGCGAGACCGAGAGGGCTCTGCTCGAGCTCGACATCCCGGAACTCGACCCGAACAACGCCTTCGAGTGGAGTCCGGCACTGTTCGCCGCACGCGCTGCGGTGCTGGAAGAACTCGGTCGAGCGGATGAGGCGGCCGAGTGGAACCGGCGTGCGCTGGTCGCCGCCGATGCCCTTGACGCCGCGGCGGGCCTGGCTGACACCGAGGTCGTCTTCGTGGAGTCGATCGAGGACGAGTTCGACGATTCCGACGTCGACGATTCCGCGCACGACGCCTCCGAAGAGGCTGATGCCGCGGTCGAGGCTGACCCGTCGGACGAGGACGTCGCACCCGCTGATGTCGTACCCGGTGATGACACAGCTGCTGACGACGCGTCCGGCGATGACGACGCGGAGGCGCCCGTCGAGGACGAGCGCTGATGGCGTGGTTCTCGCGGCCTGCCGGGGCGACGCCGTTGGACGGCGTCGACGTGGTCCTGGCCGACCTGGACGGTGTCGTCTACGCGGGAGCCGGCGCGCTGCCGCACGCCGTCGAGAGCTTGAATCTCGCCCGTGAGGGGCGCCGGCTCGGCTACATTACGAACAATGCCTCGCGCACCGACATCTCCGTCGCCGCGCACCTCAGCGACCTCGGTCTGCCGACCCGCGCAGACGAGGTCGTGACCAGTCCACAGGCGGCGATGCGCCTGCTGACCGCACGCATCGCGCCCGGCTCGACCGTGCTGGTCGTCGGGGGAGACGGCCTCGTCACCGAGGTGGAGAAGGCCGGCTTCGCTGTCACGCGCAGCGCCGACGACAACCCGGCAGCCGTGGTGCAGGGCTTCGCGCCCGAGGTCGGCTGGACGCATCTGGCAGAGGCCGCGTTCGCGCTGAAGGTCCCGGAGGAGGAGGGCGGCATCCCCTGGATCGCCACGAACACCGACTGGACCATCCCGCAGGCGCGGGGCATGGCGCCGGGCAACGGCACGCTCGTCTCCGCTGTGCACACGGCCATCGGGCGACTGGCGACCGTCGCCGGCAAGCCGGAGGTGCCGATCTTCGATGAGGCCGTCGCCCGGTTCGGGGCACAGCATCCGCTCTTCCTCGGTGACCGGCTCGACACCGACATCCTCGGCGCCAACCGCGCAGGTATCCCCTCGGCACTGGTGATCACCGGGGTCGACCGGCCCAAGCACCTGCTCGCCGCGCCCGCGGATTCTCAGCCGACGTTCCTGCTGTCCGATCTGCGCGAACTGCACGAGCCCTATCCGGTCGCGAAGGTCCGCGACGGCGTGGTTGCGGTCGGCGAGGCGCGCGTGCGTATCGAGGGTGCCGACGTGCGGATCCTCTCCGCCGGCGACCGGCCGATCGACCTGCTGCGTGCGGGCACGAGGGCGATCTGGGACACCGGCCGTGCGATCTTCGGGTTCCGGGTGCCCGAGCAGCTCTACGCCGACCCGTTCCATCGCCCGTAGCCGCACGTCGCGCCGCGTCCGCGCGACGCCCGTCGTATCCTGGGCAGATGGAGCGCACCCTCGACCCCGCCGACGAGCAGAACGACCTGGTCTCGACGCTCGAGGTGATCGAGGCGCAGCCGCTCGCGTCCCGGGCACAGGGCTATGAGAGCCTCCACGACGCGCTCGCCCGGCGGCTCGAGTCCGCGCCGACGACCACCGCGCGTCCGTGACCGCACGCCTCGACGCGGCGCTGGCCGCCAGGGGGCTGGCCCGCTCGCGCACGCACGCCCAGAGCCTGATCACCGAGGGGCTCGTGACAGTCGACGGCCGCCCGGTCGTCAAGCCCTCCGCACAGGTCGGCGACGACGTGCTGCTCGAGGTCGCCGTCGCCGATCACTACGTCAGCCGCGCCGCGCACAAGCTGATCGCCGGGCTCGACGCGTTCGGTGTGGATGTCCGCGGGCGCCTCGCTCTCGACATGGGCGCATCGACGGGCGGGTTCACCCAGGTGCTGCGCGAGCGCGGTGCCGACCCCGTGATCGCGGTCGACGTGGGGCACGGGCAGCTCGCCGCCCCGATCGCGATCGACGGCGGCGTGATCCCCATCGAGGGGTTCAACGTCCGCTACATGACGCCCGAGAGCCTCGCGTCAGCCAGCGGCGTGACCGCGCGGCCCGACGTGATCACCGGCGACCTGTCGTTCATATCCCTCACGCATGTGCTGCCCGCAGCCCGGGCCGTCGCCGCGGACACCGCCGATCTCGTCCTGCTCGTGAAGCCGCAGTTCGAGGTGGGCCGCACGGCCGTGAAGGGCGGGCTCGTCACCGATGCCGGCCTCCGTGCCGATGCGCTCGCCACGGTCCTGTGGGCGGGGTGGGACAACGGACTCGGCACGCTCGGCGTGATCGCCTCGCCGATCGCGGGCACCCACGGCAACGCCGAGTTCGTCGTGCACCTCGCGCCGGGCCGCGGTGAGAATCCGACAGAATGGTTGGAGACCGTGAACCGACTGGCGGGGAGCCGATGAGCGACGACGAGCGCAGCATCCTGGTCGTCGTGCACGCCCAGCGCGACGACACCGTGCACGCTGCCGCGCGCGTGATCACTGCGCTGCGCGAAGCAGGCGCCCGGCCCGTCCTGCCGCTCGAGGACAGGGCGATCCTGGCGGCCGCCGTCGACGGCTTCCGCGACGTGGCGACGCTCGGCGACGACGTCGCCGTCGAGGACATCGAGTTGGCCATCGTGCTCGGCGGTGACGGGACGATACTGCGCGCGGCGGAGCTCGTACGCGAAGGCACGGCTCCCGTCCTCGGCATCAACATGGGTCACGTCGGCTTCCTGGCGGAGATCGAGCGCGACGACATGGATGACGCGGTGCACCGCGTCATCGCCCGCGACTACGAGGTCGAGGAGCGCCTCGCCCTGCAGGTGCGGGTGAAGGACTCCGAGGATGCGGTCATCTTCGAGACCTGGGCGCTCAACGAGGCGACCGTCGAGAAGGCCAGCCGCGAGCGGATGCTCGAGGTCGTCATCGAGGTGGACGGACGCCCGCTGTCGTCGTTCGGGTGCGACGGCGTCGTCGTCTCGACCCCGACCGGCTCGACCGCCTACAACTTCTCCGCAGGCGGGCCGGTGATCTGGCCGACGGTGCAGGCGATGTCGGTGGTGCCGCTGTCGGCGCACGCCCTCTTCGCCAAGCCGCTCGTCGTCGGCCCGGAGCACGCCGTCGCGATCGAGGTGCTCGAGCGCACGAACGGCGTCGGCATCCTCTGGTGCGACGGACGCCGATCGCACGAGCTGCCCCCTGGCGCCCGCGTCGTCATGCGGCGCTCCGAGCGGCCCGTGCGGCTCGCGCGGCTGCACCCTGCCGCGTTCACCGACCGGATCGTGCGCAAGTTCCGCCTTCCCGTCGAAGGATGGCGGGGCCCGACGGCGTCGAACGGCGCCCCGACCACCGGTACCGTCGCGACCACCGGGGCGGCCGAGTGATCGAGCAGATGAGCCTGCGTGATCTCGGCGTCATCGCCGAAGCCACGCTCCCCATCGGACCCGGATTCACCGCGATCACCGGTGAGACCGGCGCGGGCAAGACGATGGTCGTCACCGGCCTCGGGATGCTGCTCGGCCAGCGCGCCGACTCGGGCGTGGTGCGCTCGGGCGCCGCGCAGGCCTCCGTCGAGGGCGTCTGGATCGTGCCGGAGACCGGACCCGTTACTGAGCGCGTCCGCGAAGCGGGTGGCGACGTGGAGTCCATCGGCGACGGACGCGCGGAGCTCATCGTCGGCCGGACGGTCTCGAGCGAGGGTCGCGGCCGCGCGTCCGTCGGAGGTCGCGCCGCACCGGCCGGGGTGCTCGCCGATCTCGCCGACCACCTCGTCGTCGTGCACGGGCAGTCCGACCAGCTCCGGCTGCGTTCTGCCGTCGCACAGCGCGACGCCCTCGACAGGTTCGGGGGAGCACCGGTGGCGGACGCGCTGGCCGCGTATCGCGACGAGTACGAGCGGTTCAGGGCCCTTGACGTCGAGCTCAGCTCACTCACGTCCGACCGCGATGACCGCGCCCGTGAGGCAGCCGACCTGCGCGCGGCCATCGACGGGATCGAGCAGGTGGCGCCGCAGCAGGGCGAGGACGCGGAGCTGACCCAGCGCGCCGAGCGCCTGGCCAACGCCGAGCAGCTGCGGGAGGCCGCGGCATCCGCTCATCAGGCGCTGTCCAGCGACGACGGCGCCCCCGACGTGCAGGCGCTGCTCGCCGACGCGCGCCGCGTGCTCGAGCGTGCGGGCGATCCCCGCCTGGAGGGCCTCGGCGCGCAGATCGCCGAACTCGGCTACCGGGCAGCGGATCTCGCCGGTGAACTGGCCGGATACCTCGCGGATCTCGATGAGACCGGGCCGCACGAACTCGCCGCCGTCGAGGAGCGCCGTGCCGTCCTGGGCGGCCTCATCCGCGAGCACGGGAGCATCGACGCCGCGATCGCGCTGCTCGAGACCGGGTCGGCGCGCCTCGTCGAACTCGACGACGACGGCGACCGGATCGAGCGGCTGACCGCATCGCGGGATGCTGCTGCCGCTGCCCTCGACGACGCGGCGGCCGCGCTCACCGCCGCCCGCTCGCCCGCCGCCGAGCGGCTCGGGGCCGCGGTCACCGCCGAACTGCGCGCGCTCGCGATGCCGGACGCGACGCTGAGCGTCGCGGTCGCCGAGGGAACGCCCTCCGCCGCCGGTCGGGACGACGTCGCGCTCCTCCTCGCTCCGCACCCCGGTGCGCAGCCGCGGTCGGTCTCGAAGGGCGCGTCCGGGGGAGAGCTCAGCCGGGTCATGCTCGCGATCGAGGTCGTGATCGCCGCAGTGGATCCGGTTCCGACGTTCGTCTTCGACGAGGTCGACGCCGGTATCGGCGGTGCTGCGGCCATCGAGGTGGGCAGGCGCCTGGCGCGGCTCGCGGAGAACTCCCAGGTCATCGCCGTCACCCACCTGGCTCAGGTCGCCGCCTTCGCGGGGCGACACCTGACCGTCGTCAAGGCCAGCGACGGCTCGGTCACCGCATCCGATGTGCGCCGCCTCGACGGCCCGGACCGCGAGGCCGAGATCGCGCGGCTGCTCTCGGGCACCCCCGATTCAGAGGCCGCGCTCACCCACGCCCGCGAGCTGCTCGCCACCGGCGCCGCGGCGTCCGGGTGAGTCGTCAGCTTCCTGCCGATTCCGACTGATAGGATCAAAGCCCGTGATGCAGACTTCAGAATCAGCCGCGGAAACGACGAACGACACCACCAGGCACATCTTCGTGACCGGAGGTGTCGTTTCCTCTTTGGGCAAGGGCCTGACGGCGGCAAGCCTCGGCAATCTGCTCACGGCGCGCGGCCTCCGCGTCGTCATGCAGAAGCTGGACCCGTACCTCAACGTCGACCCCGGCACCATGAACCCGTTCCAGCACGGCGAGGTGTTCGTGACCGATGACGGGGCCGAGACCGACCTCGACATCGGGCACTATGAGCGCTTCCTCGACGTCGAGCTCAACCAGGCCGCGAACGTCACGACGGGTCAGATCTACTCGCAGGTGATCGCCCGCGAGCGCCGCGGCGAGTACCTCGGCGACACCGTGCAGGTCATCCCGCACATCACGGATGAGATCAAGCGCCGGATGCGCCTGCAGGCCACCGAGGACCCGCGCCCCGACGTCATCATCACCGAGGTGGGCGGCACCGTCGGCGACATCGAGTCGCAGCCGTTCATCGAGTCGGCTCGCCAGATCCGCCACGAGCTCGGGCGCGGCAACGTGTTCTTCGTGCACGTGTCGCTCGTGCCCTATATGGGCGCCTCCGCCGAGCAGAAGACCAAGCCGACCCAGCACTCGGTCGCCGCGCTGCGGTCGATCGGCATCCAGCCGGACGCCCTCGTGCTGCGCAGCGACCGTCCCGTCACCGAGTCGAACAAGCGCAAGATCGCGCTCATGTGCGACGTCGACGAGGACGCGGTCGTCAACGCCACCGACGCGGCCAGCATCTATGACATCCCCTCGATGCTCCACGATCAGGGCCTCGACGAGTACATCGTCCGCTCGCTGGGGCTGACCAAGGCCGCCGAGGTCGACTGGTCGCGCTGGGAGAAGGTGCTCGGCGCGGTGCACAACCCCAAGCACGAGGTCACCATCGGCCTGGTCGGCAAGTACATCGACCTGCCCGACGCCTATCTGTCGGTGACCGAGGCGCTCAAGGCCGGCGGCTTCGCGCAGGAGACCCAGGTCAGCATCCGCTGGATCCCGTCCGACACCTGCGAGACGCCGGAGGGCGCCGAGAAGGCGCTGGCCGACCTCGACGGCATCGTCGTGCCCGGCGGCTTCGGCATCCGCGGCATCGAGGGCAAGCTCGGCGCGCTGCGCTTCGCCCGTGAGCAGGGCATCCCCACGCTCGGCATCTGCCTGGGCCTGCAGTGCATGGTGATCGAGTACGCCCGCCACGTCGCGGGCATCGACGGCGCCTCGTCGAGCGAGTTCGACCCCGGCACGCAGCACCCCGTCATCGCGACGATGGCCGAGCAGGTCGACATCATCGATCACGGCGACATGGGCGGCACGATGCGTCTCGGCCTGTACACGGCCGACCTGGCCGAGGGCTCGGTGGCCGCTGAGGTGTACGGCGCGTCGCAGTCGCAGGAGCGTCACCGCCACCGCTACGAGGTCAACAACGCGTATCGCGAGCAGCTGGCCGCCGCAGGCCTGATCTTCTCCGGGCTGTCGCCCGACCGCAACCTCGTCGAGTACGTCGAGCTGCCGCGCGACGTGCACCCGTACTACATCGCCACACAGGCCCACCCGGAGCTGCGCTCGCGGCCGACGCAGGCGCACCCGCTGTTCCGCGGACTCATCGGCGCGGCGCTCGAGCGTCACAGCGCGAGCGAGCTCTTCGACGTCGAAAATGGCTGACCTGCTGAGCGACGACCCGTCCGAGGGGACGGTCACGCGCAGCGTGACCGTCTACCGCGGCCGCGTGTGGAACATCCGCCGCGACGAGGTCGACTACAACGGCGAGACGATCGTCCGCGAGTACATGGACCACACCGGTGCGGTGGCGATCCTCGCGCTGGACGACGAGGATCGGATGCTGCTGATCAAGCAGTACCGGCACCCCGTGCGCATGCGCGACTGGGAGATCCCTGCCGGGCTCCTCGACGTCGCCGGTGAGGATCCGCTCGCCTCGGCGCAGCGCGAGCTCGCCGAGGAGGCCGACCTCGTCGCCGATCGCTGGGATGTGCTGGGCGAGTTCTACACCACCCCCGGTGGCAGCGACGAGGCCATCCGCATCTACCTCGCGCGCGGGCTCCGCTCGGCGGACGAGACCTTCGCCCGCACGGCGGAGGAGGCCGACATCGAGGTGCGCTGGGCGCCCCTCGATGAGGTCGTCGACGCGATCCTCGATCGCCGGCTGCAGAACCCCTCGCTCGTCGTGGGCGCGCTCGCCGCGCACACGTCACGTGCGCGCGGGTGGGCAACGCTCGCTCCCGCCGACAGCGCCTGGCCCCGCCGCTCCCGAGCGCTGCACGACTAGGCTCTCCGCATGCAGCCGGCTCGTGCGATCGACGCCTACCTGCGGCACATCACGATCGAGCGCGGGCTCTCCGAGCACACCATCGGCGCCTACCGGCACGATCTGGGCGGGTACGCGCACTGGCTGCGGGAGCAGGGCATCACCGACACGGATGCGGTGACCCCTGCCGTCGTGGCGGCGTTCGCCGCCGCCCGGGCGTCGGCCGAGCCGGCGCCGGCAGCATCCAGCCTCGCCCGCCTGCAGTCGTCCGTGCGCGGGCTGCACCGCTTCCTCGCGCGCGAGGGGATCAGCGCGGACGACCCCACCGGGCGACTGCGCCCGCCGAAGGCGCCGCGTCCGCTGCCGAAGGCCCTGACGATCGAGCAGGTGGAGCAGCTGCTCGATGCTGCCGGCCCGGCCGAGGCGGAGGGTGATCTCACCGGACTTCGCGATCGCGCGCTCCTGGAGCTGCTGTACGCGACGGGCGCGCGTGTCTCCGAGGCGGTGCAGCTGGACGTCGACGACGTGTCGCACGGCGATGTGCTCAGGGTGCGCGGCAAGGGCTCCAAGGAGCGGATCGTGCCGGTCGGCTCGTTCGCGCGGGCAGCGCTGGACGCCTACCTCACGCGGGCCCGGCCCGAGCTGTCTCGGCGGGGCAGGGCGACGCCGCGACTCTTCCTCGGCGCACGCGGGGCGCCGCT harbors:
- a CDS encoding NUDIX domain-containing protein; the protein is MADLLSDDPSEGTVTRSVTVYRGRVWNIRRDEVDYNGETIVREYMDHTGAVAILALDDEDRMLLIKQYRHPVRMRDWEIPAGLLDVAGEDPLASAQRELAEEADLVADRWDVLGEFYTTPGGSDEAIRIYLARGLRSADETFARTAEEADIEVRWAPLDEVVDAILDRRLQNPSLVVGALAAHTSRARGWATLAPADSAWPRRSRALHD
- the recN gene encoding DNA repair protein RecN, with amino-acid sequence MIEQMSLRDLGVIAEATLPIGPGFTAITGETGAGKTMVVTGLGMLLGQRADSGVVRSGAAQASVEGVWIVPETGPVTERVREAGGDVESIGDGRAELIVGRTVSSEGRGRASVGGRAAPAGVLADLADHLVVVHGQSDQLRLRSAVAQRDALDRFGGAPVADALAAYRDEYERFRALDVELSSLTSDRDDRAREAADLRAAIDGIEQVAPQQGEDAELTQRAERLANAEQLREAAASAHQALSSDDGAPDVQALLADARRVLERAGDPRLEGLGAQIAELGYRAADLAGELAGYLADLDETGPHELAAVEERRAVLGGLIREHGSIDAAIALLETGSARLVELDDDGDRIERLTASRDAAAAALDDAAAALTAARSPAAERLGAAVTAELRALAMPDATLSVAVAEGTPSAAGRDDVALLLAPHPGAQPRSVSKGASGGELSRVMLAIEVVIAAVDPVPTFVFDEVDAGIGGAAAIEVGRRLARLAENSQVIAVTHLAQVAAFAGRHLTVVKASDGSVTASDVRRLDGPDREAEIARLLSGTPDSEAALTHARELLATGAAASG
- a CDS encoding CTP synthase, translated to MQTSESAAETTNDTTRHIFVTGGVVSSLGKGLTAASLGNLLTARGLRVVMQKLDPYLNVDPGTMNPFQHGEVFVTDDGAETDLDIGHYERFLDVELNQAANVTTGQIYSQVIARERRGEYLGDTVQVIPHITDEIKRRMRLQATEDPRPDVIITEVGGTVGDIESQPFIESARQIRHELGRGNVFFVHVSLVPYMGASAEQKTKPTQHSVAALRSIGIQPDALVLRSDRPVTESNKRKIALMCDVDEDAVVNATDAASIYDIPSMLHDQGLDEYIVRSLGLTKAAEVDWSRWEKVLGAVHNPKHEVTIGLVGKYIDLPDAYLSVTEALKAGGFAQETQVSIRWIPSDTCETPEGAEKALADLDGIVVPGGFGIRGIEGKLGALRFAREQGIPTLGICLGLQCMVIEYARHVAGIDGASSSEFDPGTQHPVIATMAEQVDIIDHGDMGGTMRLGLYTADLAEGSVAAEVYGASQSQERHRHRYEVNNAYREQLAAAGLIFSGLSPDRNLVEYVELPRDVHPYYIATQAHPELRSRPTQAHPLFRGLIGAALERHSASELFDVENG
- a CDS encoding NAD kinase is translated as MSDDERSILVVVHAQRDDTVHAAARVITALREAGARPVLPLEDRAILAAAVDGFRDVATLGDDVAVEDIELAIVLGGDGTILRAAELVREGTAPVLGINMGHVGFLAEIERDDMDDAVHRVIARDYEVEERLALQVRVKDSEDAVIFETWALNEATVEKASRERMLEVVIEVDGRPLSSFGCDGVVVSTPTGSTAYNFSAGGPVIWPTVQAMSVVPLSAHALFAKPLVVGPEHAVAIEVLERTNGVGILWCDGRRSHELPPGARVVMRRSERPVRLARLHPAAFTDRIVRKFRLPVEGWRGPTASNGAPTTGTVATTGAAE
- a CDS encoding HAD-IIA family hydrolase, whose product is MAWFSRPAGATPLDGVDVVLADLDGVVYAGAGALPHAVESLNLAREGRRLGYITNNASRTDISVAAHLSDLGLPTRADEVVTSPQAAMRLLTARIAPGSTVLVVGGDGLVTEVEKAGFAVTRSADDNPAAVVQGFAPEVGWTHLAEAAFALKVPEEEGGIPWIATNTDWTIPQARGMAPGNGTLVSAVHTAIGRLATVAGKPEVPIFDEAVARFGAQHPLFLGDRLDTDILGANRAGIPSALVITGVDRPKHLLAAPADSQPTFLLSDLRELHEPYPVAKVRDGVVAVGEARVRIEGADVRILSAGDRPIDLLRAGTRAIWDTGRAIFGFRVPEQLYADPFHRP
- a CDS encoding primosomal protein translates to MSDDERPQRASGPRRDGDRKPPAARDGQKKPYVKRDGDKPYAKRDGDRKPYAPRDGERKPYVKRDGDRKPYAPRDGERKPYVKRDGDKPYAKRDGDRKPYAPRDGERKPYVKRDGDRPYAPRDGERKPYVKRDGDRPYAPRDGERKPYVKRDGDKPYAKRDGDRKPYAPRDGDRKPYQKRDGDRSYAPRDGERRSYPTRGGADRPARDPREIDTRSVRPRHDEPEVPEEITPQDLHSSARNELKTLSKENADWVARHLAMAAQLIDEDPERAHAHAIAATRRAGRIAIVRETAAITAYGIGDYALALRELRTYRRISGRDDQIALMVDSERGVGRADRALEVGRAVDRASLPTSVRVELAIAMSGARLDLGETERALLELDIPELDPNNAFEWSPALFAARAAVLEELGRADEAAEWNRRALVAADALDAAAGLADTEVVFVESIEDEFDDSDVDDSAHDASEEADAAVEADPSDEDVAPADVVPGDDTAADDASGDDDAEAPVEDER
- a CDS encoding TlyA family RNA methyltransferase, whose protein sequence is MTARLDAALAARGLARSRTHAQSLITEGLVTVDGRPVVKPSAQVGDDVLLEVAVADHYVSRAAHKLIAGLDAFGVDVRGRLALDMGASTGGFTQVLRERGADPVIAVDVGHGQLAAPIAIDGGVIPIEGFNVRYMTPESLASASGVTARPDVITGDLSFISLTHVLPAARAVAADTADLVLLVKPQFEVGRTAVKGGLVTDAGLRADALATVLWAGWDNGLGTLGVIASPIAGTHGNAEFVVHLAPGRGENPTEWLETVNRLAGSR